The following are from one region of the Montipora foliosa isolate CH-2021 unplaced genomic scaffold, ASM3666993v2 scaffold_425, whole genome shotgun sequence genome:
- the LOC137988705 gene encoding uncharacterized protein encodes MVVNHKHWQEVQAVCRESRRNSPPEQWRYFSKADNPADIASRGIKSTELKKKSLWLHRPDFLSKSSEQWPVQLTVVPVREELSEQKSSKPAVFSLVTTFVEGKEEEPSLDNLINPENYSSLKRLMLLFTEKLKKTRSREGTEEDFTKLYRQAEMLWIRHVQQEILKSDKYPQMKSSLGLYQDEGILRCQGRIGMSFLLYDTRFPMLLPRSH; translated from the coding sequence ATGGTGGTGAATCACAAACACTGGCAAGAAGTACAAGCCGTTTGTCGAGAATCGAGAAGGAATTCACCCCCTGAGCAGTGGAGGTACTTTTCCAAAGCAGACAATCCAGCTGACATAGCGTCCAGAGGAATCAAGTCtacagaattgaaaaaaaaaagcttgtggCTACATCGCCCTGACTTCCTGTCTAAGAGTAGTGAGCAGTGGCCAGTTCAACTGACAGTTGTACCAGTCAGAGAAGAGTTGAGTGAACAGAAATCCTCTAAACCAGCTGTTTTCAGCTTAGTCACCACGTTCGTTGAAGGGAAGGAAGAAGAACCGAGTCTAGATAACTTAATCAATCCTGAGAATTACAGTTCTTTAAAAAGGCTTATGCTGTTGTTTACTGAGAAATTGAAGAAGACGAGATCCAGGGAAGGAACGGAAGAAGATTTTACAAAATTGTACAGACAAGCAGAGATGTTGTGGATTAGGCACGTTCAGCAAGAGATCCTAAAAAGCGACAAGTATCCACAGATGAAGTCATCATTAGGCCTTTATCAAGACGAAGGGATACTACGATGTCAAGGAAGAATTGGCATGTCTTTCCTACTGTACGATACACGATTTCCGATGCTGTTGCCGAGAAGTCATTAA